The genomic interval GCTAAGGTTACTCTGTTGCTTAAAGGATGTttcttgttttagcttttttttctctttaattcctattgtaccatttttttttttatccgtaACTTATCATAATTAAGGTTGTTCTTTGTTCTCCCTTTAATTTACCAGTAGATATTCCTTAGGACTGAActgttttttaatggtttttataccaagcctttaCCTTGTTCATTGTTTTATTGAATTCCAACTCCACTATGATTGCATACttttgattattatatatacttcCCTACATATGGTTATGGTATTGGATCAAATGGCCACAATTACATCTCGAGGAGCTTATCCCTTGCTGAAGCTAACAACTGTACCCTTCCCTATAGCATACCTATACCCTATAGCATCATTATCACAGTCGATATGAGTATCTCTATTCAGCTGCCATTTTACAGATTATAATAAAGCAATATGTACCTTTGTTTCACAGATTTGTTTAGCCTGTCAGTTTTGAGAACATCACACATGCTATGTAATTATGGATTAcagtaaattgtattaaaattaatgtaaatatttacatacaatttttacaCAATCTCCTCTTTATGTCGGCTATACAACAGATCAtgtaaatacaaaatgagaaTTCATCACTGGAtgaaaaatggcaaatatttctACAGCTACCGTgatatgtgtttcaatggtagtagtTGATTCCTACCAGGTactgtttgagggaatgtcagattccctgttttataaatagatctcaaTGCTGTTCCACTTAGTGCTCAGATAGGTCAGAATGAATGCCACCCCCACACTGATAAATATCAGTATAGTGAATGTGATGTATTTCGCCTTAATCAAATGGCCTGAAAAATTCCTTTCTAAAAAGGTAGCGACCATACTTATTAGAGCCAAGAAGGCATTGTATCTGGGTCATGAAGAAACATGCTATTGAGCCTACATTGCATACTAGAAAAACTAGCGGGTTGAATTTTCTAAAGCTTATAAAGCATGAAtgaaatagattatcatgggcgCACCTTGATTGtcaaccaaacctggaatggatctggtacaggattaaaaagattgccaattTACCTGaattctatttcaggtttgctggatcaccaagctttttCCATAATGGTCTTCTCCAGACATGGAGAGCATACAGATTACCTctctacattatttattataacgTTGCTTTAGTAATCTGAATATACTCCTTTTCCTACACATTTGTTTATGTGTTCAAgattcaaatcctggccaggacactatttgcatatAGTGTGtatggtttccttccacattccaaaaacatgcagttaagttaatttgCTTTCCCCCAAAGTTGGCCTTAGACCATGTtattgacaaatgactatggtggggacattaaattgtaagcccctttgaaggTCAGCTAGTGATATTATGACAGACTTTGCAAGTAACtgatgttggctctatataaatacatgtaaatacatttattacttatGAACTGATTTcgatatcaataataatatttacacttGTAATTTACATGCATTCACGTGTGTGTTCTTGGAAGGCAAAACATCATTTAGCACCTACAAGCCTTCTCATGGCTCTCTTAACATCTCTCAGGCTATAGATCGGGCGGTTTAGCATTGGGATAAGTACAGTGAAAAATACTGCCACCATTTTATCTGTGTCCTCTATGTGTATCTGTTCTGGTCTAGCATACAGTACATAAACAGAACAGAACCATAAAAAGTTATCACCACCACCAGGTGGCAATGACATCTGGAGACggctttacactttttatagggaAACCTCATTTTAGTTGCTATGATCCTGAACTTTGTAATGAGGATTAGTGAAAGTGGGATTAAAGCCAAGATGACTGCACCCACAAGTTTTATATTAATTGGTAATGAGAAATCACTTCAAGACAGCTGCATTAGTAAAGAAGCCTCACATAAAAATGGGTTTGATAATGTTAGGGCCACTGTACATTAAGcgtaatataaaatacatgtcaATAGATGCTTGGAGGCAGttaaacctccctagcggtctaattccctcaaaatttccatgcaaaaagccgtacaatttttgcatggaaatgtattttttatggtaggctaaaattcttaggcataactcacagatatttaatacatttattacattgaataatagactttaaataaaaaaaacacaaaaatctgttaaaaaaaatatttaaacatgtaatgtaagtgtagagtagcatgtataatatatatatatatatatatatgtgtgaatatttctttgttttggactcaatacagctattttgtattgaatccaatccaaaacaatttgaatttcccCCCAATCCGCCCGCCAGCACTGACACATGCAATGTCAagaggaaaccccggagatcgtcgctgcataTGCCGGCTGGAGATctaggaggaaggacgtgtccccaggacctgcggggaccagcgggatgccgggggatgacaacggagcaaggtaagtggggtttttttagttaaaagctacccctaGTGTGATTTGGGAATAAATATTTTTGCccggaaaatccaccccgagtcacactcgggaataccactagggtgGTTAAGAGGATTTAcaaagaatggcaaaaaaagagacgttctgatggactatggacaattacCCAACTAGGCTGAAGTgagccattttcttttttgtttataccCCCCTGGGTTGCTGAAAGAAgctgttttctttagtttttccAATAAAGTCTTGTGTCTGTTACACCTTTTGGTGGAAAGTGTGCTGACTGCGGTctgagcaaaacatttttgttcgaaaatgaaaagtgacatttaaagggcTAGGCTCCCAAGTTTTGCTATGGAGGAGCTGCTGCGACAACTGCCACTGGCCACTGTACAGCTGAAGAAGCCAGccatcaggaagccacagaggcTCAGATGGTAGTGCCTATGGAAGAAACGGTAACCCAAGCTGCAGCCATGTGGAATTCCACAGAGGTACAATCAAGGATTTTGGCTGAGACTGTGCAGCGGCTAACAGAGGGGCAAGAAACCATGGGGGTTGCCTCTAGCAACCAGGCCACGAGGGGAGCCAGTCATTTCCTCCAAAAGTTTACACCCTCAGATGATGTTGAAACGTTTCTATTAATGTTTGAAAGGAccgctgaaagggaagggtggcCCCAAGATAAATGGGTTGGACTTATCGCCCCCTTTCTGGCTGGGGAGCCACAGAAGGCCTATTATGATCTTACCCTAAGGGACTCATCAAATTATGACCACGTGAAACAGAGTGCCTTGCCCAACTGGGAGTTACTACCGCAGTCAGGGTGCAGAGGGTGTTTAGGTGAAGATACCGCATCGATCTATCTCCCTGGGTCCAGATGCATGATCTCATACAGTTGGTTACCAAGTGGCTGCAGCCTGAGACACTGACCAGTCCCCAGATAGTAGAATGCCTTGTGGTCAACCAGTTTCTGAGGTCCCTGCCTGTGGAGTTACAGACGTGGGTAAGTCATGGGGACCCTAAAAATGCAGACAAGCTGGTGGAATATGTGGAGCGATACACCGTTTCGGAGGATTTTTTGTCATTAAACCATCCCTTTAATACCACCTCCACCAGGAGAACCAGGCCCCTCCCACCAGGAGATAATGCTGTTAGGAAGAACCCAGGAACCTGCATGACTACACCCAAAGGTTCACCATCTTTCCAGCAGGAGTTCCAACCACGAGATGTCACACCTCGGAGAGGAGACCCTGTACAGTGCTGGCGTGGTTTAGCCTACCGCCACATTAGGGCACAATGTCCCCTGCAGGAGGAACCCATGCAGTGTGAAGGATTGCAAAGGAGGTCCTTCTATACTCAAGGAGTGTGTACTGCTGGGCCGGGATAGGTCCAAACAGTTTATAATGCACGGTACAGGTGAACCAGGTCCCAGCCAAAGCCCTGTTAGACTCAGGTAGCATGCCCACTGAAGCACATGTTAAAATGGTTGGCGAGGTTACATCCTGGGGTAAAACTTCTCTGTGTAATGTGTATACATCGTGATACTAAGACATACCCAACCATGCCGGTCCAGATCAGCACGAGCTTGGGCATGGTTACTCACCTTGTGACAGATGGCTTGGTAGAGAGGTTCAATAGAACACTAAAAATAATGTTGAAAAGGGTGGTACAAAAAGATGGGAAACATTGGGACTGCCTACGAATTGGTAAAATATCAattgtattttgatatttgtgcATGCAGACATATAGCATAAAGCTTGCTATATACAGTACAGAAGggaagtagggaaggggacaaaGCAACTTCTTAAACAGGTTTGAGGGGTtgatacaataaatatttcattttcataaacaCATTCATAGGCTATTTAGCTCAGAATCAATCCAATAGTGATGGATAGAGGCTGTGACCCAAGGCACATCATTGAGCACAATCCAGGAGGCTTGTGTTTCATACTTATGTTCCACTGGACTTTAGTGAAATCAGATAATAAAGGTCACATcctttctattttgtgtttgatCACAGTGGtggtaatgtaatttaaaataatgaaaacaaggTGGTGATTTGGAAACAACGGGGTCACAGCACACAAGAGAGACCTAACTACACATATATCTTATACATTAGCTGAAAAATCGCATTTGATTACTTCATAAAGTGAAATTAATAGCAAATAAAATTGATGCAACCAATATCTTCCGAGGAAGCCttcgggtgaaacgcgtcagggaTCTAAAAATTTGAGAAAGATACAAATGCTGTTGTATACGAATTCTTTTTAGAAATAACATGTATGTAGAgctttactgtatgtttttaagatgcaatataataaattggATAAGTAATTTGAAATATTGTGATAAGATTTTTTGGTGCGGCTCCCAAAAAATCCCTAAAACACAACACATTGCATTGGAATCTATATAAATATGATGTGGTGCTATTAATTAGAATCTCCCCTATATCCTTTTTTGGCAACCTGAAAATTTATAAATCTGCCAACAAATTGGATGTTGGTATTAGATAATGCATGTCTGAGATGAGTATGCCTACCTTGCTGAGGGTGGGTTATCAGGAGCAACTATGTCCTTTGCCCTGAtgtaataaagccctccaagattggagaataccggagaacctaggtgatccatcaaacccaGACTTGAAatcttaaaaatcaattgctattagatggcaaatgctttcaatcctggactagattcattccatgtttgatggatcacccaggttctaccatgacagtctatcttcttcaatcttgaagaactttaataagtaggtcaataaaaaattatgttatcatgattctaacccttccctgtTGTATCCTAAGCTAAAAAATGAGGAGCTAGGCGTCAGTGATATTAGTGAATCTCAAAGTTATAGTGAGTGTGCTCCACTAATTTCTGCTTGGCTAATTAAGACAATGGCCTTTGTTTTTACCAGCTGCTCCTTCAAAGCATTGGAGGCATTTTGAAGGGAAGCAACGATACACGGTCATCTTGTTATTTATTTCCATCAAACCAGCCCAAATGTTCTCTTTTCTTATCTTTTTGCTTGCGATGTCCTTATCATATACTTTATGGTATATAAATGCTTTCtggtttttaaatttattaaactctgAAAGTTTTTCGATGATATTGTCATCATGCTTCGTGTTGGTGCACACGCCTACACACGGGGAgttaagactgaagaagacagcaCAATCTGCTTCAGAATTCTTGTTTAATAATTGTTGGACAGGGGAGTCCTTGGATTCGGGTGGAGGAAACAGGAGACGATATTCAGCATGCATGTTACATTCTTTGTtcgtttctttctttttgcataacgcCAATACCATTTGGCTTCCTATGTAGATTATTTTGTCATCATTCAATGCATTGGCAATTTCATTGGCTTTTTCATTTTGTAGGATTTGGCGATTGTTGTTTTTGGAAAGATTATTACATTCTTGTTTGGAGAAAACAGCAGCATAGGCATATTGATTATTTTCAGgtctaaatttaaatataaaaaacaataaaaagtaaaattaataaatacagaatggcacagtttttttttaaagaacacttAAATCTGCAGTTCACATGATCTAAATGATATGTATCAAAAGAAAAAGATTACAAAAtctcacagttttttttctttagaaagtgGGCAAAAAAGAGTGGAGTTCTTTAATTAGCAAATAGTTTTGTTGGTGCTTTGTGGAGAGACTAGTGATTGCACACAGAAAGCATGGGGCACGCTTTTCTACTCAGGATTTGGCTTTCTAAAGAGAAAACATTGTAAGGCCAGTTTACCATCTGTGCAGTGCGGTAACACATAGTTAtatagttcaaccactagtgtaataaacataccccagataaaaaccctatggacatagttcatccagggaagaaaaaaaacattccttgttCAATTTGCACCAACAAAGGAATAAAAATTcaaatcagatgttccctggatcaacggtttCTGTTATAAAACATACaggttttttcttaaagcatataaaaaactATTTCCTAAAAAAGAGCCGAATCAacatttccacagaccttacagtgaagaatcccttccttgtcctgggcttaaacttcttttcctccagatgcaaagagcgcccccttgacttttgtaatgacctcaaagtgaatattggggaagagtgttctctatatggaccatttatatatttatacagggtgatcatatccccctttatacgtctcttctcaagggagaatagattcagttcagaaaATCTCTCCTCAtggctgagttcctccattcctttgcAGCATGTGTTGCTGATCTGCAGTgccaataaactaaataaaacctTAAGTTCTGCAGGTCTCTCAATCCCTtgatcttctttcttcctcttgtggctcttctggcttctgcctacgtcacctgatctcgcactgtgcaggagCAAGATCGAGTGACTTGGCTgttgtaaatggggaaaaacagAGAGTGCCGACCTTAGTGTGCATGCATAAGTTGGGCCTTTTTCGCCAAGTAGGAAAAAGTCCTTTAGCGCATGCCCGATCTCgatcatgcacagaaggagtagcCATAAGCCTCCATGGATGCATGAAGACGCCCTGCACATCACCACAGCAAAAAGAGACAGAAGAGGAGAAGCTTTACCCTTACATAAACGTTTTGGTGATAAGTTCGCTTTAATGGCACCTCAATGCACCAACTGATGTACCTACAGTGAACTGTGCAACAGCACATGATATTACGTAAAGTGCATTGCAGTACCATAGAAGAGCATTTATAATTCAAATAGATGCACCCAGGTATGCAAGTTCTATGCAATATCACAGGGAGCTCACAACCATCTCACACTATgctattggcattttttttcatattccaaGAAAAGCCGATGCTGAACATGCCTGagattgagcatgcacagaattaGCAGCCAACAGCCCCCTGGGATGAGTGACATATGTATCCAAGAAGGTCGGGTCTCCTCTTCAGTCCTAAAGATAGATGGGAAAGGGGGGTctccccttcaaattaaaaaaatgcacattttttcattatattaaaagGTTAGCCACCCTTTAATATAACTTAAGAAAATTGGCAATATGTCTTCTTTAAAAGCCACCAGTCACATTTTGAAGGCAGTTCCAAAGTCCCAAAACTAGGAAAGGGAGACCTGTGGGAGcaagtcacattttttttctctttgtgacaTGTTCCTAAACTTTATTCTCATTTTATGGAACAATGTAATGACAGGTTATCGTTGTCTATTCCTTTGTTACAGCCCCCCAACTTCCAGGCTGTTGCATGAATAGAAAGTTCAGGTAAATCTCTTTAATTGAGCCCCGTCAATTTTTTCACTATTGGCTACTTTTAGATTCTATGTCAAATACAAAAGGCTTCCTTTATTTTGTCTGTCTCACCTCCTCTCTGAAAAACATTCACTACTTTAATTAAACATATACATGAAACAATGCTTACAGCTTGAAAGTATTTTTGATGTACTCCGTCGCTCTGTGAACTTGTATATCATTAAGAGGCATGGCGATCATGATGCAACTCCATAGGCACAGCAATGCCAAGATGGCGTGTCCCATTTTTACCTGCAATTAAGAATCATTTAATCAATGTTTCACgttttatataaacacattcctaataatatacaaattgtaAATCATATTTTCACATACCATTGGTAGATTCTGCTTCTAGTTTTGAATTTAGCTGATATGACACCTCTAGCACACACATTGGTCTTTCTCCAGTAGACCGTACCTCTAGCTTACCATACATCTAGCACACACTGGGCTTTTCCCAGAAAGAATGTACCCTAAGACAAAGATTTGCCCCAGAAGAATGCTGCCCCTGCACACACAATGATAGTGGGATATCACCCACCAGCATGAACACGGCTTGTAGTATTCACAATCCATCACATAAAATCTATATTAAACAACTTCCAACGCACATtaccccatattaaaaaggtcaagaagggCTGATTTATAGGGTTTAAAATGTTCCCATTGgtctgcaatgtaagaggaattctttcaggtgtctaccacactaatgtactgtgagctgtgaatacagtaattataaagggatcactgaagacctgaacgtttttTAACATGGgtttcacccatgttaaaaaaaatggtttagaaaTACTGCTCTAGTGGCATAGGTGTTACAAGAAAGAACCAGGTGGTGAAGTTTGGATGTGGTGGTACATCAAACACTCTGCACTATATTCATTAGCTGAGAATCATTTAAAACTGAGGATCTTCTGATGttagccatccaatcacatgcaagcaaaaacatttctttgcacaGAATTGGGTATTCTATGCAAAGTAAAGTTCATGTGATCCACTAAGGTAATTGAATTTATTGTAGGGTgataatacactttttttaaatcccaCAATATACTCACGgatggatttgtactttttttctccgCTAGGCTGGCTACCTTGTGCTGTACCCTCCCTACCAGCCTCcatgaaagaatatacttacagCTATGGTCAAATTGGAGGTGAGGTAATGGTGCGGTTACCACTTCTTCAAGTGAAGGAACCACTGCATAGAGGAAGATGCCACAAATATTTTCTCCTGGTGGCAGCTGCATCGAGAATGAATGAGGACAGCAGTGAGTGCTACAGAAGACAACCACCCGCTGATAAATAAAGATCCAAAGCTAGGGGAAGATTGACTGACTAGAAAGATAGAAACAGAGAGAGAAAgtggaaaagagagagagagagaaatggagaAAGAGAGGGGGGAATAGTGGGATGGAAAggagagaaaaacaaagaaagtaggagagagagaaaaaggagagaaagaaggaagagagagataaagggaaggaagagaaacatagaggaagagagagggaaaataaaagagagagatagagagacagaggaagagagagggaaaataaaagagagagatagagcgacagaggaagagagagggaaaataaaagagagggatagagagacagaggaagagagagggaaaaagagaaagagaggggatgagtaagagagaaagagagagagagtgacacagaggaagagagagggaaaaaGAGAGGCAGAGCAAGAGCAATAGAGAGGGGCAGGGagggaggaaagagagagagacagagtgaaaaagagagaaaaaaagaaagagggggggcaaagagagagagagaaccagAGAAAAAGTGAGAAAGACAGAGATAGAGAGAAATGGAAATAGAGAAAGAGAGGGAGCAAAATAGAAGGTGAGAGAAAGATAgaaacaaagaaagtaaaagaaagagagagaaggaaggaagagagataAAGAAGGAATGAGAGAGaaacagagagaaagaaaaggagaaagagtGGAAGTAAATTAGCTTAATTACTTGTGATTATGTGGTGACACCCAAACAGAAGGTCTCGGTATACCATATCTTTCAAGCTGTACGGTTCTGGCAGGTACAGCAGATAACAGAGATTTTGTACCTGTTAGAACAGTAAAATTGGAAGGTCTAAGTGCACCTTCTAGGGAGTTTACCTCTCTAGGCCTCTAGACCTTTGTCATGATCGTTCTGAAAAGAATTATGGCCCTGATTATACAGACATGATCCACTTTTATCGCCTTCGGTAAAACTGCCCTAAAAATATCATGCAGCCATTACTGGAGTTAACATAGATAGGCAGTGGAAGCAAAGAAATGAATAGCCGCAAAGGAtgataaaatgtcaaaacaatattttatagcaAAAGGTTAATATTTTCTGATACATTCGTTTAACAAACCTAATTTTTCTATCAATTTCAGTTCAGATTTGGCTGTAAATTGTATGCACATTTTAATACTCATCAACAAATGGGCAGCAGTTTGGACTGGAGCATTCCAACAATGGGTGTGATATGTTacaactctccaagactggagatgatagacttttatgggaggacctgggtgagcTGGCAAGCCTagtaaacatttctttaaaatatttttctattagatggcaaatgcttTGGATGCTGTACCAGATcgataccaggtttgctggatcaccaaggttctccttGGTGATCTAGCTCTTTTTTGCCATTCCTTTAGAACATAATAATTCAAGCCTAAtatgtatagatttatttttCCCATACCTCTCTTCAAAAAGTCTTAGATTTTATACTTttcaaaattaataataattgtaataaataattgtaataaatgtaataaaagttacaGAAACTACACCCATACAGCCACCACTTAGCTGACCTATCACCAgtcaatgtattttacaataggaCCCCATTCCAAAAGTGTAACAAAAGGGAAATAGCAAAAGTACCTGCAATATGTTTATGCTCTGAAGCTTACGGATTCCTGATTTCTTTTGGCCACACATTGCTCATTACTAGCTGCTATTTATATGAGTTGCTGGGGTTATGTCCAAAAAGAGGTTGGATGGAATAGTAACAACATGTTTTTTCAGAACTGCTTACATTCAATGGAATTGTTATTTGTTTCGGTTTTATTTCAAAGACAAATAAATTTTCTTGGCAAACATTACAAGGAACATTTCTTTACAATGGAATTTATTTGCAGAGGCTTATCTTAAGTAGATTTTTGACGTTCTGCCAGATTGTAGGATAATAATAGGAGaggtaaactttttaaattagtttCCTTA from Pyxicephalus adspersus chromosome 4, UCB_Pads_2.0, whole genome shotgun sequence carries:
- the LOC140328000 gene encoding uncharacterized protein is translated as MGHAILALLCLWSCIMIAMPLNDIQVHRATEYIKNTFKLPENNQYAYAAVFSKQECNNLSKNNNRQILQNEKANEIANALNDDKIIYIGSQMVLALCKKKETNKECNMHAEYRLLFPPPESKDSPVQQLLNKNSEADCAVFFSLNSPCVGVCTNTKHDDNIIEKLSEFNKFKNQKAFIYHKVYDKDIASKKIRKENIWAGLMEINNKMTVYRCFPSKCLQCFEGAAGKNKGHCLN